From the [Limnothrix rosea] IAM M-220 genome, the window GGGTCGTCAAATCCCAGTTAATTTCAGGGATCGTCAGCTTTTGTTGATCAAACCAGCGACTTTTTGCGAGGTTGCGTCGCAGTTGATCGGTATAGCCTGCCTCTGTCCGGAAGTCTAATTCGGCTTTAACAGCTTGGGTGAAATCCTTTGCTAGGGCCACCACATCGTAATCTTGACCAATTTCTGTGAGGGCAGCGAGTTCGGCGATTCCTTTGATCAGTACAATATCCTGAGCCACAATCTGATCAATACCGGGACGTTGAACCTTGAGGGCAACGGCTCTACCATCTTTGAGGACAGCGCGATGAATTTGGGCAATGGATCCTGCGGCGACGGGATTGGGATTAATTTCTTGGAAAATTTCGCTGAGGGGTCTACTGAGCTCTTGGCTCAGGGTTTGTTCGATCTCAAACCAAGGTACTGTGGGCACGTTGGCCTGGAGGTCGGTGAGGGTTTCGATGTACTTGGGCGGTAGCAAATCCGGTCGGGTACTCAGTAGTTGGCCGAGCTTGACGTAAAAGGGGCCTAATTCGACGAGAATATTGCGAAAAACTTCTGGGGGGGGGATTTGTGGTTTATCGGCTTTGCCACCGGTCAGTAAGCTTTTCATGAAATCCCAGCCATTGCCGAGGACAACTTCAATAATTTCTCGTTGACGGGAGCTGCTTTTGGTAAGGGAGAAAACCATTGATAGCCTACTGTGCGGAATTGTGAGCGAATCGTTTTTACTATACGTCAGTTTTCTTGGCGATCGCCGTAACCTTAGGAAGGATTTTGCGAACGATTGTCGATTATGATGGGAAAAATTCACGTCACAATCTCAACTGTATGGGCTGGCAATGGTGGTTAGGAAGATTTGGGGTGTTGGGTTTGGTGTCGATAGTTTGCCTCGGTGATACCTCTGAAAGGGCGATCGCCCAGCCCCAGTGGTCAGAGCAGGATATTTTACCGAATAGCGTCTACAGCGCAGACATACAGCTACCGCTACGTTACGAGCCGATTCCCCAAGAGTTTATGCGCCTCGGCCAAGGGCTGGAAACCATGAAATACCGTTGGCAGAGCAGTCAACTCACCTACCAAGCCCAACAGACTTTAGGACACAACAGCGCCGATGCCCACAAAATGAATGAGGCGGCCCATCAAGATTTTCTCGACAAAATCCAGCGCAAAATTGATACCTATTACTATTTTGTGGAAGCAAGGGAATTTGCCTTAGCGACGGCTGAGGCGCGGGACATCGGTCAATTAGTCGGTACGGCTCACCAACAGCAAACACCGACGGAAACATCGGAAATTCGCGCCATTTGGTTAGATCGTGGCGCAATTGTAGCGGCAAAAAATGAAGTTGGTTTAGCAAAGGTGTTTGATCGTTTTGCCCAGGCCGGCATGAATGTCGTATTTATGGAAACGGTAAATGCTAGCTACCCGATTTTTCCGAGTACTGTTGCGCCAGAACAAAATCCGGCTTTAAAGGGTTGGGATGCCCTCGCCAGCGGCGTTAAACTTGCCCATGCTCGTGGGATGGAATTGCATGCTTGGAGTTGGATTTTTGCCGCAGCGAACCAACGCCATAACGAAATTATGGGTCAGCCTCGGTATTATTTGGGGCCTGTGTTGAGTAAAAATCCAGACTGGGTAGCGGGCGATCGCCGGGGTGAGCCGTTCCATTACCGTAGTCGTAAGGCGTTTTTTGATCCCGCTCATCCTGAAGTGCAGGCCTATCTCATCGATTTACTGACGGAAATTGCGACAAAGTATGACGTTGACGGTATCCAGTTTGATTATATTCGCTACCCTTTCCATGAGGTCACTCGCAATGAAGTGTATGGGTTTGGGGATGCTGGACGGGAAAAGTTTCGGCGCAATGGTTATCGTGATCCGACCCTATTACAAGTTGGCGATCGCCACTGGCAAGCATGGCAAGATTTTCGAGTGGAACAAGTAGACCAGTTTGTCGAGAAAGCCAGTCGCACCCTAAAGCAACAGCGACCAGACTTAACCCTATCCGCTGCCGTTTTTGCCCTACCCCGCACCCAACGCCTCGAACAAATCCAACAAAACTGGGAGGCTTGGATCGAAAACGGTGACCTCGATCTCCTCGTACCCATGACCTATGCCAACAATGCTCCAGCCTTAGCAGAACTAACCGAGAATTTACTCCGCTCATTTCCCCAACGCAGCACGTTGCTTGTGCCCAGTATTCGATTATTAGACTTAGAGTCCGGACTGGCTCTAGATCAGCGCGAATTATTACGACAGTTACCTACCGCTGGTAACGCTTTTTTTGCTGCCTCTAACCTCAATGCTGATGTTGTTGAGTCCCTCGGTACTAGGCCTGCTGTGTTGCCCCACCGTGAACCGTTACAGGCGATCGCCCAGCGTTTCCAAACCCTACAACAGGAATGGTCCCTCAGCTTTGTCGAGACCCCGTGGGAAGCAGCCGCCACAGTATTTATTCGTAATTTGCAGCAAAGCCAACAAAATTTTAATAAAAAAAACCTACTATTAACTCAGAGCTACTGGGTTGATTTTCGACAGGCCTTTCAACCTCACCTTGAAACCTACGCTAAGCAGAACCCTTATCAAGCCGAAGTTTGGCAGCATCGCCTTGATGGCATCGAACAACTCCTTCACTATGGCGATCGCCAGCTCTCTTTCATTCCCTAGAAACAGGCCCCATGCCGATAGAAGCGCCCCACCAGAATAAACATCAAAATATTCGTCCCTTCGGCCTAGGTGACTGGTTCGCCATACCTCCAGTTGATCCCAAAACACAACAGGTAAGACTGCCAAAATCCCTTGTTTGGGCGGTCTGGTTCATCTGTCTTTTGCCCCTGTGCCTCAATCTGATCGGCGCAGATTTTGCCTCCTACCAGCTCCCCTTTGCGCCAGAAACCTATACTGCTGCGACACCCATTGATGTTTTGTATGAAACCCTCAGTGGTAGCTTTACCCATACCATCCTTGAGTGGAGCGCCTTTTGTACCGCGATTTTCACTGTCGTACTCGCTTTTATTCATTTCCGCCTCCGACAGGATGTCACCACTCCAGTGATCGGTGTTGCCCTACTATGCGCCGGAGTAATGGATGCATTTCACACCCTTGCGGCGGATCGTCTCGTTGAAGCTGTCGCCGATAATCAAGATCTAATCCCCTTTACTTGGGCGATTTGTCGGATGGCAAATGTGCTTTTAACCCTAATGGGAGTAAGCATTTTCCTCCTTCTAAAACCCAAAAAATGGAAAAAGAGCATTTATCTTGTTTTAGGCATTAGTCTTGTCTTTGGCTTGTTATCCTATGGGGTGATTGATCTCGCTGCAACGAGCCAAAATTTGCCGAGAACGACCTATCCCGACGCATTATTTACAAGACCTTGGGACGTTACACCTCTCGTTTTATTTGTCTTTGCTGGGCTGTTTATTTATCCTCGCTTTAATAAGAGCTATCCGAGTATTTTTGCCCACTCTCTAATTATCAGCACCATTCCCAATGTCATGACGCAAATTCACATGTCGTTTGGGTCTACGGCGTTGTTTGACCATCATTTTAATGTGGCTCATTTTCTAAAAATTATTGCTTATCTTGTGCCTTTAGCGGGCTTAATTTGTGACTACTATTACACCTATAAAAAAGTTGATCTTGTGAATCGTAATCTAAATTTAAAAATCCAAGAGCAAGAAGAAACGGCCTATGCCCTTAGGGATTCAGAACATCTGCTACTCAAAAAAAATCAAGAATTACAAGAAGCATTTGTTTCCCTGAAGGAGACGCAAACGCAATTGATCCAAACGGAAAAAATGTCCTCGTTGGGGCAAATGGTGGCGGGTATTGCCCATGAGATTAATAATCCGGTGAATTTCATCCACGGTAATGTGATTCATCTGCAACAGCATTTTGAGGACTTAATGGAGTTGGTGGCGCTTTATGAGGCGCAGTATCCCCAAGATGATGGGGCGATCGCCGAACTGATGGAAGATATTGACTTAGAGTTTTTGAAAGGGGATATGCCCAAGATTTTAACCTCCATGAAAATGGGGTCTGATCGCATTCGGGAAATGGTGTTATCCCTACGGAATTTTTCACGATTAGACGAAGCTGATATTAAAGCAACGGACTTAACAGAAGGTATTGAAAGTACTTTAACGATTCTCAATAGTCGCCTTAAAAACCATGTCGAGGTGGTCAAAAATTATGGCGATTTGCCGCTCGTCAATTGTTATCCGGCACAGCTTAATCAGATTTGGATGAATTTGATGACGAATGCTATTGATGCTATGGAAGAACGCAAGCAGCAAGATAAGGACTTTAAACCAAAATTAACTTTGAGTACACAGGTTATGGATGAAAAATATGTTTGTGTGGCGATCGCCGACAATGGTTCAGGCTTTGATCTGTCAATACGCCACAAAATTTTTGACCCATTTTTCACCACAAAACCCATTGGCAAAGGCACAGGTTTAGGGTTATCGATTGTTTACCAAATTGTCGAAAAACACCAAGGCAGAATTGATATGGAGTCACAACCAAATCAGGGAACAGCCTTCCGTGTGGTTTTACCGATCAAGTTAATTGAAGTCACTTAAAGTGATCACAAAACTAGTCATAATATCATCCTTGATCCTGACGACATCGGCGTTCTATGGGAGTATTTTGGAAGAAAAGCAACAAAACTAGCTTATTTTATGACTAATGCCCAAGAAAAATCCGGTTTAGGGATGTTTGGGGGGGTTTATACTCCTTCTATTTTGACGATTTTGGGGGTCATTATGTACCTCCGTTTTGGCTGGGTAGTGGGGAATGCGGGTTTGCTGGGAACCCTTGCCATCGTTACCCTTGCTAATGTCATTACTTTTCTGACGGCGCTATCTATCTGTGCGATCGCCACGGATAAAGTCGTGCGGGTGGGAGGGGCTTACTATATGATTAGTCGCTCTCTGGGTCTGGAAACCGGTGGAGCTGTGGGCATTCCTCTATATTTTGCCCAGGCTTTTTCTGTGGCACTCTACACCATTGGTTTTGCGGAAAGTGTGGTGCAGGTTTTCCCGAATCTGAGCCAGCTTTATGTTGCTTTAATCGTGACTATTTTGGTGGGCGTTTTAGCTTTAACCTCTGCCAGTATTGCCATTAAAGCTCAGTATTTCATCATGGCGGCGATCGTTTTGTCTTTGCTGTCGTTCTTCTTGGGTAAACCGCTGGTAGAAGCTGGCGATGTTGCCATGTGGGGTTCTAGTGCGGCAACGCCGATTCCTTTTTGGACAGTATTTGCGGTCTTTTTTCCGGCGGTTACTGGTATTATGTCGGGCGTTAATATGTCGGGTGATCTAAAGGATCCGGTGAAGTCCATTCCGACGGGAACCCTTGCGGCGGTGGCGACGGGCTATGTGATCTATATGGTGATTCCGCTCTTTCTCTTTCAGCGGGGAGATACGGCCAGTTTAATTGATGATCCCCTCGTCATGCAGCGGTTGTCACTGTGGGCACCAGCTATTTTGCTGGGTGTTTGGGGTGCGACTCTGAGTAGTGCGATTGGTAGTATCCTTGGTGCGCCTAGGGTATTGCAGGCATTGGCAAGGGATGGTGTGTTGCCGCCTTGGCTTGGTTTTCTCGGTACTGGTAGTGGTCGTGATGATGAGCCGCGTATGGGCACTATTGCGACTCTTGGGGTGGCGATCGCCGCTGTTTGTATTGGGGATTTAAACCTAATTGCCCCAGTATTGACCATGTTCTTTTTGACGACCTACTTCGTTCTGAATGTGTCAGCGGGCATCGAAACTTTTTTGCAAAGCCCTTCGTTCCGGCCCACCTTTAGGGTGCATTGGGCGCTATCTCTACTGGGGGCGATCGGCTGTTTGGGCGTGATGTTTTTGATCAATGCGATCGCCACCGTGGTTGCAGCCCTGATCGTACTTTGTATTTACATTTGGCTACAGCGCCGCGAAATTGAAACCGCCTGGGGCGATGTCCGTCGGGGTCTATGGATGGCCCTTATTAGTAAGGCGATCTACCAAGTTTTAGGATCTGATGATAGTAAAAATTGGCGTCCTCACCTTTTAGTCTTGTCCGGTGCACCCCGAAAAAGGTGGTCACTCATTGAGCTTGCCGATGCCTTTAGTCACAACCGCGCCCTCATGACCGTTGCTAGTATTTTGCCCACAGGCTCCCGTGATGCGGGCCAACAGCTAAAGCTCGAAACAACAATTCGTGACTACATCAGTAAGCGCGGTATTCGAGCCTTAGTGCGGGTGAGTACTGCCGAGGATCCCTTTGATGGGGCGATGAATCTCATCGAAACCTACGGCCTTGGTGATTTGGTTCCCAATACAATTTTGCTTGGAGCCAGTGAATCGCCAGAACGCATTAAAACCTATTGTCAGCTCATCGAAGATATTCATATTGCTGAACGTAATGTCGTGATTTTCCGGGAAAATCCCCAGTTTATTTTCGGCCAACGCAGGCGTATTGATATTTGGTGGGGCGGTATCCAAACAAATGGAGGTTTGATGTTGATGTTGGCGTATTTATTGCGCACCGACATCGAATGGCGCAATGCTCAAATTTATCTCAAGCTGGTTGTCCAGGATGAAGCAGCCGCCCAGGCCGCCAGACAAAACCTTGAAGAATTGATTTCTGTTTCCCGGATTAAGGCAGAACCCATTGTCATTATTGCCGGCGATCGCCCGTTCGACCAGATTTTACACGAATCCTCAGCCCATGCAGACCTTGTCTTTTTAGGCATGGCTCGCCCAACCGAACATCCAGATTTTATGCAGTATTACATAACCCTCCAAGAACGGATACAGCCCTTGCCCAGCACCGTCTTTGTCCTTGCCGCACCAAACTATGCCTTTGCAGAAGTCATCGGCTCCAACCGTGCTGCCACCTAAACCATTTAGAAAATATCCTTAGAAAAGAATCCCTCCCTTAGCGGACGTAAAAGTGATTCATTTTCAAGACAATAAAACCTAATATTTCTAGCCCCTTGGCGTTAGATATCATCAGCTCCCATATACTGTTCGAAAACAATCACGGAAGTTACGGATGTCTTCGTTTAAAGGGGCTAAAATGACCCTCAAATCACCACTGTCCCTTCCCTAAAATCCCTATGTCTGAACGGAAAGTTACCGTTTCCCTTTCGACCTTACTGCTCATCGTCGGTTCAGTATTGTTGCTGTTTCTCCTGTGGCAATTACGCAGCCTCCTTGTGGTGCTCATGATTGCCGTCGTTATTGCCGCTACCCTTGCCCCAGTGATCCGCACAGCAGAATCCTTCCGAGTACCGCGCTGGCTCGCTGTGATAGGCGTATACCTCGGCTTAATCTCTGTTTTGACTGGCGCTGTCCTACTGGTGGGGCCAACGGTGGTTGACCAGATCCAGAAACTGGTGCGCAAATTACCGCTTTATCTAGAAATTCTTGGGGTTTTAGCCCAGTCCCTGCTTGTTCGTCTCGGTATGACTGAGCCAGATATGCTGAATCAGCTCAACCAACTCTTTGATCTCCAGTCCCTAACCTCTTGGGCCTTCAAATCGTCCCAGGAAGTGTTAATTCGTTCCTATGGCATTACCCGTGGTGTGATCGGTGGCTTACTAAGTTTGATCTTGGCCTTTTTCCTTTCCGGCTATATGTTGTCTGGCTCTGATAAATTACTGGCTGGATTTACAAGTCTATTTCCAGAACCCTGGGATAAGCTTTTACTCGCACAGGTTCCGCTGATGAGTGAACGTATGGGCGGTTATATTCAAGGCCGTATTTTAGTGTCTAGCATTTTGGGGGTTGTCATTACGATTGGACTACGGTTATTGGGTATTTCTGATTTAGCTTTAGGTTTAGGGGTGATTGCCGGTGGCACAAACTTGATTCCATTTTTTGGGCCAGTTTTAGGGGCTATTCCCGCGCTCATTGTGGCGATCGCCCAAGGTGGCTGGACATTTTTATGGGTATTCCTACTATTTTTGATGATTCAAAATCTCGAAACCTACGTTCTTGACCCATTACTCGTTGGCTCGTCCGTAAAAGTTAATCCCCTCTACCAGCTACTTGCCGTCCTCGGAGGCGCACAAGTACTCGGTATTTTAGGAGCTGTGATTGTTCCCCCTTGGGTTGCTGGCGCTGCAGTGCTACTGGACAATCTTTATCTCAAGCCCAAAATTGCCATCCCTTCAAAGGTGCTATCACCCTTCGACAACCTTACATCCCAGAAAAACTAAGCATTTCGTAGATTTTTTCCGCCTTTGTCCTCTATCTAAAGGAGAAATTTTCCCTAGAAAAGGTGAGATTTAAAGTTTTGAAACAAAAAAATTGTTGAAATCTATGTAAATTAATGCTTTCAGCGATCCTTTTTCCCTAAAGAGCGCTTAGAATGATGCAGGAAAACCTTAGAATCGCTGTCTTTGGGCCGATTGTCGTTCCGAATGCTCCAGCAGAGTTCTTGTTTTACCCGGGTTTTTTACATATACTGCTCACAATCACTGAATATTTAGGAGATTCTTAATGAATAAGGGCGAATTAGTTGATTTGGTCGCATCTAAAGCAAGTATCAGCAAAAAACAAGCAGATACTGTCGTTAGCGCTACCGTAGAAGCAATCATGGAAGCTGTCGCCAATGGCGAAAAAGTGACCCTTGTTGGTTTTGGTTCTTTCGAGCCTCGTCAGCGTAAAGCAAGAGAAGGACGTAACCCCAAGACAAATGAGAAAATGCAAATCCCTGCAACTGTTGTACCTGCCTTTTCTGCCG encodes:
- a CDS encoding amino acid permease; this encodes MTNAQEKSGLGMFGGVYTPSILTILGVIMYLRFGWVVGNAGLLGTLAIVTLANVITFLTALSICAIATDKVVRVGGAYYMISRSLGLETGGAVGIPLYFAQAFSVALYTIGFAESVVQVFPNLSQLYVALIVTILVGVLALTSASIAIKAQYFIMAAIVLSLLSFFLGKPLVEAGDVAMWGSSAATPIPFWTVFAVFFPAVTGIMSGVNMSGDLKDPVKSIPTGTLAAVATGYVIYMVIPLFLFQRGDTASLIDDPLVMQRLSLWAPAILLGVWGATLSSAIGSILGAPRVLQALARDGVLPPWLGFLGTGSGRDDEPRMGTIATLGVAIAAVCIGDLNLIAPVLTMFFLTTYFVLNVSAGIETFLQSPSFRPTFRVHWALSLLGAIGCLGVMFLINAIATVVAALIVLCIYIWLQRREIETAWGDVRRGLWMALISKAIYQVLGSDDSKNWRPHLLVLSGAPRKRWSLIELADAFSHNRALMTVASILPTGSRDAGQQLKLETTIRDYISKRGIRALVRVSTAEDPFDGAMNLIETYGLGDLVPNTILLGASESPERIKTYCQLIEDIHIAERNVVIFRENPQFIFGQRRRIDIWWGGIQTNGGLMLMLAYLLRTDIEWRNAQIYLKLVVQDEAAAQAARQNLEELISVSRIKAEPIVIIAGDRPFDQILHESSAHADLVFLGMARPTEHPDFMQYYITLQERIQPLPSTVFVLAAPNYAFAEVIGSNRAAT
- a CDS encoding AI-2E family transporter, whose protein sequence is MSERKVTVSLSTLLLIVGSVLLLFLLWQLRSLLVVLMIAVVIAATLAPVIRTAESFRVPRWLAVIGVYLGLISVLTGAVLLVGPTVVDQIQKLVRKLPLYLEILGVLAQSLLVRLGMTEPDMLNQLNQLFDLQSLTSWAFKSSQEVLIRSYGITRGVIGGLLSLILAFFLSGYMLSGSDKLLAGFTSLFPEPWDKLLLAQVPLMSERMGGYIQGRILVSSILGVVITIGLRLLGISDLALGLGVIAGGTNLIPFFGPVLGAIPALIVAIAQGGWTFLWVFLLFLMIQNLETYVLDPLLVGSSVKVNPLYQLLAVLGGAQVLGILGAVIVPPWVAGAAVLLDNLYLKPKIAIPSKVLSPFDNLTSQKN
- a CDS encoding HU family DNA-binding protein; protein product: MNKGELVDLVASKASISKKQADTVVSATVEAIMEAVANGEKVTLVGFGSFEPRQRKAREGRNPKTNEKMQIPATVVPAFSAGKQFKEMVAPKK
- a CDS encoding sensor histidine kinase, whose translation is MPIEAPHQNKHQNIRPFGLGDWFAIPPVDPKTQQVRLPKSLVWAVWFICLLPLCLNLIGADFASYQLPFAPETYTAATPIDVLYETLSGSFTHTILEWSAFCTAIFTVVLAFIHFRLRQDVTTPVIGVALLCAGVMDAFHTLAADRLVEAVADNQDLIPFTWAICRMANVLLTLMGVSIFLLLKPKKWKKSIYLVLGISLVFGLLSYGVIDLAATSQNLPRTTYPDALFTRPWDVTPLVLFVFAGLFIYPRFNKSYPSIFAHSLIISTIPNVMTQIHMSFGSTALFDHHFNVAHFLKIIAYLVPLAGLICDYYYTYKKVDLVNRNLNLKIQEQEETAYALRDSEHLLLKKNQELQEAFVSLKETQTQLIQTEKMSSLGQMVAGIAHEINNPVNFIHGNVIHLQQHFEDLMELVALYEAQYPQDDGAIAELMEDIDLEFLKGDMPKILTSMKMGSDRIREMVLSLRNFSRLDEADIKATDLTEGIESTLTILNSRLKNHVEVVKNYGDLPLVNCYPAQLNQIWMNLMTNAIDAMEERKQQDKDFKPKLTLSTQVMDEKYVCVAIADNGSGFDLSIRHKIFDPFFTTKPIGKGTGLGLSIVYQIVEKHQGRIDMESQPNQGTAFRVVLPIKLIEVT
- a CDS encoding glycoside hydrolase family 10 protein, whose translation is MAIAVTLGRILRTIVDYDGKNSRHNLNCMGWQWWLGRFGVLGLVSIVCLGDTSERAIAQPQWSEQDILPNSVYSADIQLPLRYEPIPQEFMRLGQGLETMKYRWQSSQLTYQAQQTLGHNSADAHKMNEAAHQDFLDKIQRKIDTYYYFVEAREFALATAEARDIGQLVGTAHQQQTPTETSEIRAIWLDRGAIVAAKNEVGLAKVFDRFAQAGMNVVFMETVNASYPIFPSTVAPEQNPALKGWDALASGVKLAHARGMELHAWSWIFAAANQRHNEIMGQPRYYLGPVLSKNPDWVAGDRRGEPFHYRSRKAFFDPAHPEVQAYLIDLLTEIATKYDVDGIQFDYIRYPFHEVTRNEVYGFGDAGREKFRRNGYRDPTLLQVGDRHWQAWQDFRVEQVDQFVEKASRTLKQQRPDLTLSAAVFALPRTQRLEQIQQNWEAWIENGDLDLLVPMTYANNAPALAELTENLLRSFPQRSTLLVPSIRLLDLESGLALDQRELLRQLPTAGNAFFAASNLNADVVESLGTRPAVLPHREPLQAIAQRFQTLQQEWSLSFVETPWEAAATVFIRNLQQSQQNFNKKNLLLTQSYWVDFRQAFQPHLETYAKQNPYQAEVWQHRLDGIEQLLHYGDRQLSFIP